In the genome of Microcoleus vaginatus PCC 9802, the window CGGGTAGGCCCAAAGCTTCGATTAGCTCGGCTTCGCTGACTCCTAATTGTTTGGCAGCAGCAGCAAAATCTATACGGTGCCGATGTCTGCGCTCTTGACTGGGTTCGGGTTGGCTCTGGGCTAGTACAGTATTAGAATTAGCTGTAGTCCGATCAGGAAAAGTCAAGCTGGTAAATCCCAGCAGCAAGGCTGTAGCAGGTAACGCGAGTAGTGAAGTAATTTTCATGAGAGTTACGATCGCCGACCTAAAAATGTTTATAACTACATCAAATTCCCCAAACATTACCTGCAACAGTGCGGATGGATTACAGTTTTGTAATTTAAGTAAATCCCTGATAGCCGTATAATCGCAACTGAATAGGTAAATCTATGAATGTTCTATACGTTGAAGATGAAGAAAAAATCGCCAATTTTGTTTGTATGGGCTTGAAAGAACAAGGCTTTGTTGTTGATTATTGCGATAATGGCAATGATGGCTATGGGCGGGCAATGGATAATGAATACGATGCGATCGTCCTGGATATTGTATTGCCGGGAAAAGATGGATTATCTATTCTCAAACATCTGCGAAAGGCCGGACGCAACGTACCCGTAATTTTATTAACTGCTCGCAATGAACTAGACGATCGCATTGAAGGATTACATCTCGGTGCTGATGACTATTTGGCTAAACCGTTTTTTGTTGAGGAGTTAGTTGCTCGGATTTATGCTGTAGTGCGGCGTGCTTCGGGCACTGGGCAAAATATTCTGAGTGTTGGCCCCGTTAAGCTCGATCGCATTCTCCGAGAAGTTACCTGCGATCGCCATAAAGTCGAACTGACAACCCGGGAGTTTAATCTATTGGAATATCTGATGCGATCGCCCGGTAGGGTACTCACCCGCACACAAATCCTCGAACATATCTGGGGTTATGATTTTAATCCGAATACGAATGTGGTAGATGTATGTATTCAACGCATTCGCAAGAAAATTGAACCGATTGGCGGTATGGGATGGGTTGAGAGTGTGCGCGGCGTTGGCTATCGGTTTCGCAAACCAGATTCACCATCATGAAACTCCAATCTTTCCGCTTTCGCATTGCTCTATCATCTTCTGTGCTCGCAAGTATTGCTCTGATTGGCTTTGGTGTTGTTTCCTGGTGGTTGATTTACGATGCTAAAGTCAAGCGTCTTGATGCTGGAATAGAAACTCAGTTAATCCACGCTACCCGCCCGCGATCGCCCGAATGGGATGCTTATACTGATTCTTTGCCATCACTTTTGGGCATGAATGGGGAAACCACCGTGGCTTTGCTAGTGGCTCAAAGAGATGGTAATTTAATCTACAAATCGAGCCAGTGGCAAGATGGACTTGATGCGAATTCCATCTGGCGATCGTTGCCGCTACCCGCTCCCGATCCTGGCATAATAGATTTTGAATTAGAACCTCCCCCTCGACAAAATCCATTAGAGCCACCACGTCCCGATCGCCTCAATTTATTTCCACCGCCCGAAAGCAGACCCCCATTTGATCGACCGCCACACGATCGACCTCGACATGATCTGCCCCCACACAATCTGCCGCCATTCGATCGACCTCCACAGGATCGATCCCCATTCGAGGGGCCGCCATCCGATTCACTTCATCCTCCTCAATTGCCCAAAGCTAAGCTAGCAACCCAGCGTACTAGCACCGCAATTTGGCGTGTCGGCGCGATTAATTCTCCTTATAGTCAAGCAGCCATTGCCGTTAACTTGCAAGCTATCGATGGGGAAATGGCATTGATTCGTAATATCTTTCTAATTTCTATTCCCGTCGTGCTTTTACTGGCGGCGAGTGGAGCGTGGGTCATATCGCGGAGTATTCTGTATCCAATTGGGCGCCTCACGATGGCGATCGGGAATGTTACCGTACAGGGGCTAGATCGGCGCGTCCCTTACGGAGCAACGGATATAGAGTTTATAGAATTAATTTTTGTGTTCAATCAGATGTTAGAACGTCTAGAGCGAAGTTTTAAACAAGCTTCTCGTTTTAGTGGAGATGCTGCCCACGAATTAAAGACTCCGCTGGCAATTTTGCAAGGTCAACTAGAACGGGCTTTGCATCAAGTTGAATCGGGTTCTGAGGTGCAGCAAACGCTGAGTAATTTATTGGATGAAGTGCGCCGTTTGAATGAAATAACCCGTAAACTTCTCTTACTTTCTCTAGCCGATGCCGGACGTATGGGTTTACATTTGGTTGAGGTGAATATGTCGGCTTTGCTATCGGAAATTGCCGAAGATATGGAACTGCTAGCACCGCATTTAGATGTACAAATGGCAATTGCTCCTAATTTATATATCAAGGGCGATCGCGATTTGCTGGTGCAGGTTTTGCAAAATCTGGTTGGTAATGCGATTAAATATAATTTACCGAAGGGTTGGCTCAGGTTACAGGCTAACTGTCAGGGAAAAAGAGTAATTGTCAAAATTGTCAATAGTTCTCAGGATATTTCTTTGAGCGAGCGCGATCGCATTTTCGAGCGATTCCATCGGGGTGACTCCACTCAGATCCAAAAAATAGAAGGCTCGGGATTGGGGCTAAGTTTAGCAAGGGAAATCGCCCGGGCCCACGGCGGCGATATCAAGCTAGATGCTGCAATACTTGGTCAAACAGGGTTTATACTGAGCTTACCTGTGGGCGATCGCGATTAACCTTATAGCAGTGAAGCAGGACGAGTTCTGTTGGCTAAGACTTTGGCTAATTCTAACTTTAAAGTTAACGGTGCGACTGGGGAAGTTAAGTTTTTGCTCAGTGGCGATCGCCACAGCAATGTAATTCTTTTGCAAGTTGTACCAGACACTCAATCCGATACAGGTTAAGATTTTATGCCAGCCATATCAAGTCCGGTTAAATAGATATGGCTTACCCAAGCAATCTTTGATGTTGAACCACAAATCATATATTAGAGTGGTAAAAATGTTTTATCTAACTGCGATCGCCTCATGTCCCTAAAGGCTCATACCAATTTCCTCGCAGCATTCGAGCCCAATCAAGTCTACGAATCGCTCACAGAGGGTCGCATAACCAGTGATGTTTTTCAGGCGGGTGACTTAGTTTTACCTTCAGGGCGTATTATTGCTTGCGACCCCGGTTGGCTGTGGTGCAAAGACGTTGACCCGTTTAGCAGAACCGTTCCACCAGGGCGCTATCCTGTGTTGCTAAGTGTGGTTGACGATGGGCGCACTGCCTGTGCGATGGTTAAGTTTTGCTCTGAATCCCCTGTCCGTTGGGAGATGGCTCTGCGTCCAGGTGAGGATTTAACCGAGTTAAGACGGAATCAGTTTTTTGGCTATGGTGTTGATGCGGGACTGGGGTGTTTTGTCGATGCTCAGGTAGTTGAGCGGCGTTCTGATGAAGAATTGCAGGGTCTAGTCGATCGTGCCATTGAACAAAGGTTTAAATTGAATGACTGGCTAGCAGCTCAGGATCTGGTAACTCAATTGACCTACCCATCTCAGCAAATTGTGGACCGGAGTGGCTTCAATCTCACCCTAGACCCCGATAATCTGCACACTTTCAATCTTACCCTAGACCCTGATAGTGGGGGCAATGCGATCGCATTTGGAAGTGGAGACGGGGATGGTAGCTATGCCAGTTATTGGGGGTTCACAGCCGATGATGAACTGGCTTGTTTGGTCACTGATTTCCGGGTACTGCTTGAGTACATCACGCAAAATATCGAGATTGAAGAAGTTATGAGGTTCCTAGAAAAATCCATAGAGCATCCTGACTTGGAGCAGCTTGAGATGGCTATAAGACTCAGCGTTCATCGCCCAAGTTGGGTTCAGCTTAGTGATGATTCCCTCAACGATCAACCCAGCAACCCAGATTGCATCGTGGTTTTGGAAGGACAGGGGCGCCAGCCCTGGAGCGTCGATTTAGAGCCGGGCGGTCGATATTCCGGCTGTAGTATGATGTCTTCAGAATGGATAGAAGAGGATAGGTGGTACAGAGAATATTGGTTCAATGAGCCGTTGCAAGCCAATGCAGTATTGAAGATGACAGTTAATTCTGAGGTTTATCCACTTCAACCTGTGACAACAAATGCGTGATTGTCCCCGGAATCAATGACTTCCCCAATTTCTCCCGATCGCCGTTTTTTAAAATATCGAATTGCCCTGCTCATCAGTATAATCGTGATTATCCCTTTAGGTTACGTAGTGAGATTTTCTCGCGGCCTTGCACCGGAATGGTTCAACGACTTTTTTGGGAGCATAGCTTATGAGGTATTTTGGATTTTGCTGGTAGTTCTGATCTTGCCGCAATTTTCGCAAATTAGGGCGGCTGTAGCTGTGTGTCTAGCTACCTGCGGAGTAGAGTTTCTTCAACTGTGGACACCTCCGTTTTTACAAGCAATGCGAGCTACTTTACCCGGAAGGCTGATTTTGGGAAATCACTTTAGTTGGTCAGATTTTATCTCTTATTTTGTGGGGAGTTTTTTAGGTTGGTTGTGGGTGCGATGGCTTCATTTCACTTGTTTCCGCTTGTAAGTTGTACTGCATTTAAATTGTATATTTCCCTGAACAGAGCCAAAATCCTCACATCCTCTCTCCATCGGACTCTCTCCCATCTCTCGAACGCCATAGACAATCTAGATGCACAAAAGCTTAATGATATGGTTGCGATTATTTTCACTCAATTCTAAGCGCTCGGGTTAACTTAGAATTGAGAGTTTTTAGGAGTTGAAGTGGGAGCTATATTTCCGCGATCTCGCCATAGCAACAACGGAATGCTTAACGTTCCTAAAATCATTACAACTCCAGTCAGAATCCAAACTAGCACACGATTTGGGCGATAATCACCTCGCTCAATTTGCCAGAATACTCGATTATAACGCCATGCTGCTAAGGCAATCACCGCAATCCCCAAAACGACCAGACTCAGCCCTAAAGTTTCGGAGTTGAAGAAGGGAGGGGAGGAAACTTCTTGCTGAGTCACTGTAGCTTGAAATTGGCGGAGAAATAAACTGAACCGACTGATCGCAAACCCAAAACCAATTAAAGCGAGTGAAGTTCGTAGCCATGCAAGAAACGTGCGTTCATTTGCCTGATGTTCCCGCT includes:
- a CDS encoding DNA-binding response regulator — encoded protein: MNVLYVEDEEKIANFVCMGLKEQGFVVDYCDNGNDGYGRAMDNEYDAIVLDIVLPGKDGLSILKHLRKAGRNVPVILLTARNELDDRIEGLHLGADDYLAKPFFVEELVARIYAVVRRASGTGQNILSVGPVKLDRILREVTCDRHKVELTTREFNLLEYLMRSPGRVLTRTQILEHIWGYDFNPNTNVVDVCIQRIRKKIEPIGGMGWVESVRGVGYRFRKPDSPS
- a CDS encoding HAMP domain-containing protein — protein: MKLQSFRFRIALSSSVLASIALIGFGVVSWWLIYDAKVKRLDAGIETQLIHATRPRSPEWDAYTDSLPSLLGMNGETTVALLVAQRDGNLIYKSSQWQDGLDANSIWRSLPLPAPDPGIIDFELEPPPRQNPLEPPRPDRLNLFPPPESRPPFDRPPHDRPRHDLPPHNLPPFDRPPQDRSPFEGPPSDSLHPPQLPKAKLATQRTSTAIWRVGAINSPYSQAAIAVNLQAIDGEMALIRNIFLISIPVVLLLAASGAWVISRSILYPIGRLTMAIGNVTVQGLDRRVPYGATDIEFIELIFVFNQMLERLERSFKQASRFSGDAAHELKTPLAILQGQLERALHQVESGSEVQQTLSNLLDEVRRLNEITRKLLLLSLADAGRMGLHLVEVNMSALLSEIAEDMELLAPHLDVQMAIAPNLYIKGDRDLLVQVLQNLVGNAIKYNLPKGWLRLQANCQGKRVIVKIVNSSQDISLSERDRIFERFHRGDSTQIQKIEGSGLGLSLAREIARAHGGDIKLDAAILGQTGFILSLPVGDRD
- a CDS encoding DUF4241 domain-containing protein — its product is MSLKAHTNFLAAFEPNQVYESLTEGRITSDVFQAGDLVLPSGRIIACDPGWLWCKDVDPFSRTVPPGRYPVLLSVVDDGRTACAMVKFCSESPVRWEMALRPGEDLTELRRNQFFGYGVDAGLGCFVDAQVVERRSDEELQGLVDRAIEQRFKLNDWLAAQDLVTQLTYPSQQIVDRSGFNLTLDPDNLHTFNLTLDPDSGGNAIAFGSGDGDGSYASYWGFTADDELACLVTDFRVLLEYITQNIEIEEVMRFLEKSIEHPDLEQLEMAIRLSVHRPSWVQLSDDSLNDQPSNPDCIVVLEGQGRQPWSVDLEPGGRYSGCSMMSSEWIEEDRWYREYWFNEPLQANAVLKMTVNSEVYPLQPVTTNA
- a CDS encoding DUF2809 domain-containing protein, with translation MTSPISPDRRFLKYRIALLISIIVIIPLGYVVRFSRGLAPEWFNDFFGSIAYEVFWILLVVLILPQFSQIRAAVAVCLATCGVEFLQLWTPPFLQAMRATLPGRLILGNHFSWSDFISYFVGSFLGWLWVRWLHFTCFRL
- a CDS encoding DUF202 domain-containing protein, whose protein sequence is MNKGAKIDRQREHQANERTFLAWLRTSLALIGFGFAISRFSLFLRQFQATVTQQEVSSPPFFNSETLGLSLVVLGIAVIALAAWRYNRVFWQIERGDYRPNRVLVWILTGVVMILGTLSIPLLLWRDRGNIAPTSTPKNSQF